Part of the Caldisericia bacterium genome is shown below.
ATATAACTTTATTTAATTTTTTTCTTCTTTTTGAAAATATCTCTTTTAAAAATTTCTCATAATGTTCGAAATCTTCTTCCCATAATTTTTTTCTTTTAAAATAAATAAAAATAGAATCAACATCAGGTCTCGGATAAAAATTATTTTTGCTAAAAATTTTTATTGCTTTCAAATCAAAAAAGGTCTGTAAAAATATTGATATAGCACCATAATTTTTTGAGTTTTCTTTTGCTGTAATTCTTTCTCCTAATTCTTTCTGAATCATAAAGTATCCATCTATTAAACCATTAATTTTTGAACATTTCTTTAAAATTTCAGTAGATATTGAATATGGAAGATTTGAGAAAAATCTAAATTTTTCTGGAAAATTTTCTTCTTTTAAAAAATCCATAAATTTAATTTCAATATTTTTATAAAAAATTATATTTTCATTTATTATATCTTTTAATCTTTCATCTATTTCGTAAGTAACTACTTTTTTAACTCTTTTTGCAATTTCTTTTGTTAAATCTCCTGTACCAGTTCCGACTTCAATTATTATGTCATCTTCACTAAAGTCTGTTAGATTTATTAATTCTTCACGTTTTCCAACAAAAAAATTTTGGCCTAAACTCTTCTTGAATTTAAATTTTTTAAAAAAATCTTTTTTGTTCAAATTTTAAACTCTTCAGAAATATCACCAATAATGGGGATTTTATAAAATTTTCCAAGAAGTGCTTCAATAAATGCATAAAGTGCTACTAAAAATATTATAACACCAATTATGTATTTAAAGATCCATCCAATCAAAGGAATTTTACCAAGAACCCAAATCACTACTTCAAAAATGAAAAGAACAAAACCTTGTTTTGCATGCGAATGTACAAATTGATCATCTTTAACAAGAACAAGAGGTATAATGAAAAGTAGTGGAATATAACTGATAGCTGAAATTATTCTTCTTTCATCTTCTTTATCTATTTTTATCTC
Proteins encoded:
- the rsmA gene encoding 16S rRNA (adenine(1518)-N(6)/adenine(1519)-N(6))-dimethyltransferase RsmA, yielding MNKKDFFKKFKFKKSLGQNFFVGKREELINLTDFSEDDIIIEVGTGTGDLTKEIAKRVKKVVTYEIDERLKDIINENIIFYKNIEIKFMDFLKEENFPEKFRFFSNLPYSISTEILKKCSKINGLIDGYFMIQKELGERITAKENSKNYGAISIFLQTFFDLKAIKIFSKNNFYPRPDVDSIFIYFKRKKLWEEDFEHYEKFLKEIFSKRRKKLNKVISKLITENLSIDLNLRPENLKVEDFLNLYEIFIRS